The Polyangium mundeleinium genome contains the following window.
CGGCGAGCGGGCCCGGAGCATCCGCTGCGACACGGGCGCCGCGCGAGAGGGTGCCCGGGGCGAACCCGAGGGCGCCGACGATGTCGAGGCTCCCGTCCTGCGTGCGCAGGGCGAGCGCGGCGGCGCGGGCGTCGACGGCCACGAGGCCTTGTTGCAGCACGGCGTCGGCGACCTGCGCGGGCGTGAGGGCGGCGGCCAGGCTCGACGTGAGGGCTTGGAGCCGCGAGGTGCGGGCCGCGGCGCGCTCGGCGGCCTCGCGGGCGCGCTGCTCGGCTGCGTGCAGGCGCGCGTTGTCGATGGCGAGCGCGGCGCGCCGGGCGAGGTCCTGGGCGATCGTGAGATCGGCGCTCCCGTAGCGCCGGCCCGAGTCGGCCGTGGCCAGCGTGAGCACGCCGATGGTGCGTCCCGAGGCGACGAGGGGCGCGTTGATCGAGGAGACCGTGCCGAGGACGGCCGGGGGCAAGAACGGGTGGCTGCGCGGGGCGAGGCCCGCGTCGTTGCTCGGCGTGAGCAAGGGCTCGCCGCGCGCGAGCAGGCGCGGGCCGACCTCGGCGAACCACATGCCGCTCTCGCGCGGCGACGTGGGGGCCGTGAGCAGGTGCTCCTTGGCGGGGTCGACGTGCACGGATTCGACGCGGTGCAGGCGTCCGTCTTCTTCGAGCAGGTCGATGACGCAATAATCGCAGAGCGTGGGCACGCTCAGCCGCGCCAGGTTCGTCAGCGTCGTACGCAAATCGAGGGAGCTCGCCAGGCGCTCGCCGGCCCGCGCCAGGAAGGCGAGTTGCTCCTCGGTAGGACCGGGCTCGCGCGCTCGGTGCTCGGTGCTCTTCATGGCAATCCGTCGGTGCGCGGCGCTCCCCCCCACGCGATGACGTCCTCCGAGCGTACCTTCATTTTCATCGCAATACGCGACAAAAAGGCCGCGTCGGAGCGATCACGTTGGGCCTTTGTCCGTCTGCGACGTTCCTCGATGCGCATGTCGCGCGCAGGATTTGCGGGCGCGCGCAGCCGCTTCGAATACCCATGATCCAAGGAGGATGAAGGCTCACGCGGCGCGTCGCCGGCGGTGAGAAAAACGAAGCTTTGCGAAGGTTCGGGGGCTGCGACTAGAGTCCCTTCGCATGAGCACGCGACAGTCTCTTTTGCCTCGCGAGGTCTACGTCGTCGACGCCGTGCGCACGCCGATCGGGCGGTACGCCGGCGGGCTCGCGAGCGTGCGCCCGGACGACCTCGCGGCGCACGTCGTGTCGGCGCTGGCGAAGCGCAACGAGGCGCTCGCCGCGCAGCTCGATCACGTGGTGTTCGGAGCGACGAACCAGGCGGGCGAGGACAACCGGAACGTCGCGCGCATGGCGCTCCTCATCGCGGGCCTGCCCTACGAGGTGCCCGCCGTGACGGTGAACCGGCTCTGCGGCTCGGGCCTGGAGGCGGTCGCGGACGCGGCGCGGATGATCGCGGTGGGCGAGGCGTCGTGCGTGATCGCAGGCGGAGTCGAGAGCATGACGCGCGCGCCGTTCTCCATGCCGAAGCAGGCGAGCGCGTTCGACCGCACGCCGCCGCCGGTCTACGACACGACGCTCGGCTGGCGGTACGAGAACCCGCGGATGAAGGCGCGTTTCCCGCTGATCTCGATGGGCGAGACGGCCGAAAACGTGGCCGAGAAGTACGGGATTTCGCGGGAGGATCAGGATCGCTTCGCGGTGGAGTCGCAGCGCCGGGCGGCCGAGGCGTGGAAGGGCGGGGCCTTCGCGGCCGAGGTCGTGCCCGTGCCGATCCCGCAAAAGAAGGGCGATCCCGTGCTGTTCGACCGCGACGAGTCCGTGCGGGAAGGCACGACGCTCGACGCGCTCGCGAAGCTGCCGGCGGTGTTCAAGAAGGGCGGCAGCGTGACGGCGGGCAACTCCTCGCCGATCAACGACGGCGCCTCGGGGCTCTTGCTCGCGTCGGCGGAGGTCGTGGCGCAGGCGGGCGTGACGCCGCTCGCGCGTGTGCTCGGCAGCCAGACGGCCGGCGTGGATCCGAGCTTCATGGGCGAGGGGCCGATCCCCGCCGTCCGAAAGTTGCTCACCCGGGCAGGTCTTCAGGCGTCCGACGTGGACCTCGTCGAGCTGAACGAGGCGTTCGCGGCGCAGTCGCTCGCGTGCGTGCGCGCGCTCGAGCTCGACCCGTCACGCGTCAACGTGAACGGCGGCGCCATTGCGCTCGGCCACCCGATCGGCTCGTCGGGCGCGCGCATTGCCTGCACGCTCGTGCATGCGATGAAGGCGCGCGAGAAGAAGATCGGCCTCGCGTCGCTCTGCATCGGCGTGGGGCAAGGGATCGCAGCTCTGTTCGAGAAAATCTGAGGGGGTCGGGGCCCCAAGGCCCCACGGAAAAGGAAGAGGAGAGAGACATGCAATTTCCGGCCATCAACGTGCCCGGCGCAGGGCAACTCCACGCGCGGCTCGTCACGACGCTCGGCGACATCGTCCTTCGGCTGGAGGAGGAGCGCGCGCCGAACACCGTGAAGAACTTCGTCGCCCTCGCGACCGGTTCGATCGACTGGAAGGACCCGAAGACCGGGCAGACCCATCAAGGCGAGGGTCTCTACAACGGCGTCCGCTTCCACCGCGTGATCCCGAGGTTCATGATCCAGTGCGGTGATCCGCTCACGCGTTACCCGGACATGGCGGCGCGCTGGGGCACGGGCGGGCCGGGGTACAAGTTCAGCGACGAGTTCCACCCGGAGCTCCGGCACGACGGGCCGGGCGTGCTCTCCATGGCGAACAGCGGCCCGGGGACGAACGGGTCGCAGTGGTTCATCACGGAGGGGCCGACGCCGCACCTCAACAACAAGCACTCGGTCTTCGGCAAGGTCGTGAGCGGTCAGGACGTGGTCAACAAGATCGCGAACGTCCCGACCTCGCGGGATCGGCCGAATGTGGACGTGGTGATCGAGCGGGTGGAGATCTTCCGGCAGTAGCCGGGGAGGGCGCCCAGGCGCCGGGCCTCCGCGGAGACCCGGCGCGCGCGGCGGGCTTCGATCAGGGCGCGCAGGTTTTGTTCGCGCCCGAGCCCGTGCACATGTTGTTCAGGCAGTCGGGGTTGTTCGTGCACGGAGCGCCCGGCTCGCCCTTGCAGACGCCGGCCCCGTCGCAGGCCTTGTTGCCCATGCAGGGCGTCATCCCGTTCGTGTCGTCCTGGTTGACCGGCACGGGGGAGCACGTCCCCACGTTGCCCATGACGTTGCACGCCTGGCACGTGCCCGTGCAGGCGGTCGCGCAGCAGACGCCGTCGACGCAGAAGTTGCTCTCGCACTCGGCGTTCGCCGCGCACGCGGCGGCGTCGCATTTGGCGCACTTGGCGCCGCCGCAGTCGATCCCGGTCTCGTCGCCGTTCTTCACGCCGTCGCTGCACGAGATGCACGTGTTGTCGGGCAGGCACGTGGGATTCGTGCCCATGCAGTCGTTGTCGGCGACGCACGCGACGCAGGTGCCCCCGTTGCAGACGCCGTCCGTGCAGTCGGCGTCGGTGGCGCACTCGACGCACGTGTTTCCGCTGCAGACGTCATTGCCCGAGCAGTGGTTGTCCTCGACGCACTCGACGCACGCGCCGCTCCCGTTGCACACGCCGTCGGGACATGGGTCGCCCGAGGGGTCGCTCATCTGCATGGGCAGGCCGGAGACGCAGACCGAGGTCGTGCAGGGGTTGCCGTCACCCGGCGGCGTGTCGTCGTCGTCGTTGACCACCTTCTCGCCGCCCATGCCGTCGCATTCGAGCGCCTTGCAGTCGCCGTTCATCGGGTCGGGCAGGTTCATGCCGTCGGGCGCGTCGTCCGCCTCGCACGTCCCGTTCACGCAGCTCCAGTCGCGGCAGGTCGTGTCCGCGGGGCAGTCCCCAGGGTTCTGACACGGCATGCCGCCCATGCCGCCCGTGCCGCCGCCGCCCATGCCGCCGCCGCCCATGCCCCCCACCCCGCCGACGCCGCCGGTCCCGCCGGTGCTCGACGAGCTCGTCCCACCCCCGAGGCCGCCGGTGCCACCCGAGGGCTCGAACTGGTTGAAGTCTTGGGTGCAGCCCAGGTACGTGAGGCCCAGAGCCGAAAGAAGGGTTGCGGTCAGGATGGCGGAGCGCTTCACGGCATCACCTCGCTCGGGCGCGCAGGCCCGACTGGAAAGGATGCCCGAAGGTATCACGAGGACGGCAATCGCAGGAGACCGGCGAGCATTCACACGATGGGAGGTGGCTCGTCGTCCATCCCACGATTCATGAGGTTTCGCGCCTCGACGAGGTGCAGCTCGACCTTCGATGCACACGCGACGCGTGACGCGCGGAGCGCCGCGAGGACCGCGTCTTTCGTGGCCGTGCCGAGGCTTCGCGCGCGGCTGAGCGTGACGATCGCCTGGTCGATGTCGTGCAGTTCGCCGAGGTGCCGCTGCATGCGCGTCGCATGCTTGGCGAGGCGTGTCGCCGTCACGCCGAGGGGCACGGCGAAGAGCTCGGCGGTGTAGCGCAGGCGCTTGTAACGAATGCGGAGCTCGTGCATCGCCTCGACGTCGCCGACGTCCCGCTGGGCCCACGTCACCACGTCGCGCGCCGCGCGATCGAGGACCTCGTGGCCGAGCTCGACGGCGGGCACGAGCCGCGGCGTGTCCCCGTTGAGGCGCGCGGCGAGCGCATGGAACGAGCGTTCGAGACGTCGGATGCGCTTGCCGCCCGGCAAGGTCGGCGTGCGCGCGGGAGGGCCGTCCCGGAGCAAGCGCGTCACCTCGGTGTGCTCTTTCCGCGTGGCGTGGGCGCGACGGACGAGCCAGCCGCCCACCTCGGCGTGCGCCTCTGGGGGCAGATCGAGCGCGGCGAGCGTCTCGCGCAGCACCTCCTCGTCGCGGAGCGCGCCCGTGGCCTGGGCGTAGTAGCGGATCTCGCCCTCGAGTCGCGCGAGCCGCTTGCGCCGCCAGAGCTCGCGCGCGACGCGGAGGAGCGTGCGCATCCGCCGCAGCGCCACGCGGAAGTCGTGGAGCGCCGCCTCGTCGCTGGCGCCGTCCGGTGCTCCTTGGATCGCGGACGTGGAGACGGCGAGCACCCGCTCCCGGGCCGCGCGTGCGTCCGCGACGAGCGCGTGGAGCGCCGTGGCGACGAGCTGATGGGCATGGTTCGGTGTGTTCATACCCGGGAAAGCGCCACGACGACGATCGGCCTGCGCCCCGTCTTTGCCTCGATGACGCGGCGCGCGGCGAGGCGCACCACCTCGGTCACGCCCTCGTCGCTCGACCGCGTCCGCCCGTCCGCTTCCGAGATCGCGCGCGAGACCGCGAGGGCCGCCGCGCGCATCACCTCGGAGGCGCCTTCCTCTTGATCAACGACGCCACGCTGCACGACGCGCGGCGGGGCGGCGACGCTGCCGCGCCGGTCGAGCACGAGCGACACCATCGCCACGCCCGACCGTCCGATCTGCGCGCGCTCGCGGATCACCTCGTCGGGCAGCTCGTCGCCGGCGTAGGTCGCGACCTTGCCCACGGTCACGCGCGCGGCCTTGGCGAGGGCCGCACGCGCGCCGAGCTCGACCACCTCGCCGTTCTCGGCGACGAGGACGTCGGAGACGCCGACCTCGCGGGCGAGCGCGGCGTGCCGCACGAGGTGGTGCAAGGTCCCGTGTACGGGCACGAAGGAGCGAGGCCGGCAGAGCTCGATCATGCGCGTCTGCTCCTCGCGGTGCGCGTGCCCGCTCGCGTGGACGCCCCGGTCCGTGAGCCCCGTCTTGAGGTCGATGCCCATGCGCAGGAAATCGCCCATCATGTCGAAGACCGGCCGGTCGTTGCCCGGGATGATGCGGCTCGACAGGACGACGACGTCGCCCGGGTCGAGGCGGAGCAAGGGGTGCGTGCCGGCCGCGAGGCGCACGAGCGCGCTCATGCGCTCGGCCTGCGTGCCGCTCGCGATGATGAGGACGCGGTCGCGCGGCATCGAGCCGAGGTGCTCGGGCGGCACGAGCAGATCACTCGGGAACCGGAGCCGGCCGACGATCTCGGCGGCGCGGACGTGGGTCTGCACGCTGCGGCCGAGCAAGCAGAGCCGCCGCCGCGTGGCCACGGCGACCTTCGCCAGCATGGCGAGGCGCTGCACGTTCGAGGCGAACATGCCGATGATCACGCGGGTCTTGGCGCGCGTGACGATCTCCTCCAGCGCCTGGCCGACGGAGAGCTCGCTCGTCGACCGGCCGGGCGAGTCCACGTTCGTGCTGTCGGAGAGCAGGAGCGAGACCCCCTCGTCGCCGAGCTCGGCGAGGCGCGCTTCGTCGGTCAGCTCGCCGTCGGGCGGCGTGGGGTCGAGCTTGAAGTCGCCCGTGTGCACCACGATGCCCGCGGACGTCCGGAACGCGAGGGCGACCGCGTCGACGATCGAGTGCGTGACGCGGATGGGCTCGAACGAGAACGAGCCGGCCTCGTACGTCTTGCGCGGCGCGACGGGGATGAGCTCGACCTCGTCGTCGCCGTAGCCGTGCTCCGCGAGCCTGTGCTTGACGAGCTCCAGCGCGTGGGCCGGCCCGTAGACCGGGACGTCCTCGTCGAGGTGCGCGAGCAGATAAGGCAGCCCCCCGATGTGGTCCTCGTGTCCGTGGGTCAGCACGACGGCGCGCACGCGGTCCTTGTGCCCGATCACGTAGTCGAAGCGCGGGTGATACGTGTCGATGCCGAGGTCGGTCGTCGGGAACGTGACGCCGCAGTCGACGAGCACGACGTCGTCGCCTTGCTCGAGCGCCATGCAGTTCATCCCGATCTCGCCGAGCCCGCCGAGGGGGACGACCCGCAGCGAGGAGCGGCCATTCGAAGGCCCGCGCGGGGGAGGGGGGGACATGCCGCTCTGCGGATCGTTCAACGAGGACAACAACACTCCTGTCGCGTTCGAGCGCCGTCGACGGCCGGCTCGTCCCCGGAGCATAACGCGGCCTGGGCGGTCTGGCCCCCTTCCCGAGGAGGGAACGGCCCGATCTACCGCCGCCGCCTCCGTGGGTCTACGTTGCGCTGGTTCCTCCCCGGATCCGAAGGCCCTCCCTTGCTCCGCTCTGTCCTCACGAACCTCTTCCTCCTCCTCGTCATGCCCCTCCGATGGCTGCGCCGCGCGTTCGCCATCCCGAAGGGCGGCTACGTCCTGCTCGACCTCGACGGGCCGGTCGTCGACACCGTGCCGACGCGGCCGCGCGGCCTCGCGCGGATCCTCCGGCGCGTTCGCCCGCCGCTCTCGGTGGCGCGGGTGCGGGAGCTCTGCGAGCTCATCGCCGGGGACGACCGGGCCGCAGGGCTCTTCGTCCGGCTCGACGGTCTCGCGGCCGGCCCGAGCGTGCTCGCCTCGCTCCGCAAGGTGTTCGCGACCCTGAGGGACGCAGGCAAGGAGGTCGTCTTCTACCTGCCCATGGGCGCGGACAACGACACGATGTTCCTCGCGTCCGCGGGGCGCCGCGTCGTGGTCGGGCCCGAGACGCTCGTCGCGCCGATCGGCTACGCGGCGACGGGGCGTTACCTGCGGAGAGCGCTCGCCGAGATCGGGGTCGAGCCCGAAGTGTTTGCGCGCGGCACGTACAAGGCCGCCGCCGAGCCGCTCGTGCGGGACGCGATGAGCGAGGCGCAACGCGAGCAGCTCGGCGAGGTGCTCGGCGCGCGGCATGACGCGCTCGTCCGGGCGCTCGCGGAGCGGTGCGGCGGTGACATGACGGTCGCGTCCCGCTGGGTCGACGAGGCGCCCTACCGAGCGAGCCGCGCAGAGGAGCTCGGCCTCGTGGACGCCGTCGCGTACGAGGACGAGGTCACGAGGCTGCTCGGCAAGGAGCCGGCCCCGACGGCGCGCTGGATGCCGGCGGGCCGGTACATCGCCGCGCGTCGCGCGTCAGGCTTCCGGCCGCTCTTGCCGCGGCCGGTCGTGGGCCTTGTCGAGGTGCATGGCCCCATCGTCTCGCGCAGCCGCTTCTCGCTCGGCAAGCTCGCCGTCGAGGACCGCGTCGTCCGGGCGCTCCGCGCGGCGCGTAGCAACCGACGCATCGCGGCCGTCGTGCTGCACATCGACTCGCCCGGCGGCAGCGCCGTCGCCTCGGACCGCATCCACCACGAGGTCGAGCTGCTCGCCAAGGAGAAGCCGGTCATCGCGTACCTCTCGAACGTCGCGGCGAGCGGCGGCTACTACGTCGCGGCGGCGGCGCGCGTCATCGTCGCCGAGCCCCAGGTCATCACGGGGTCGATCGGCGTCGTGTCGGCGCACTTCGTCCTGCGTGGGCTCCTCGAGAAGGTCGGCGTCTCGACGGACGTGGTCAAGCGCGGGGCGCGCGCCGATCTGTTCTCGCCCGTCCGGCCGCTCGACGCGTCCGAGCGCGCGGTGCTCGAGTCCGAGGTCGACGCCTTCTACAGGACGTTCGTGGGCGTGGTCGCGCGGGGGCGGGGCCGGGCGTTCGAGGACATCGACAAGCTCGCGCAGGGCCGTATTTACAGCGGGACCGAGGCGCGGGCGCGTGGGCTCGTCGACGAGCTCGGGGGCCTCTCGGACGCGGTCGCTCGGGCGTCGGACTTCGCGGGGCTCGGCCCGCTCGAGCTTCGGCTCGTGCCTCCGCCGCGTGGGGAGGGGCTGCCGCCGAGCGCGGCGCGCGTGGCCCGGGCGGCGCTGTCGGCGCTGGGGGCGCTCGGCCTTTCGCCGGTGGCCGAGCGTGCCCTGCTCGGCTTGAACCTCGCGGCGAGCGAGCGCGTGCTCGTCTACGAGCCTTGGGGTTCGGATGGACGAACCTGGCAGGACCTCACGTAACGATTTCCCAAGGGATCCCGCAGATTCTGCGCTCTCCGGCCCTGGGGGGCGCGTGCGGTGGGAACGACGCTACGCACCGCGGGATGGCGTTGCCGCTTGAAACGCCACGCGACGCGTTGTCAATGCGTTGTTTCCTTACATTTTGCTCGTCCAGACAATTCGACCCAATTGGAAATGGTGTGGGATGATAAACGGAATTTTCCTGCCAAGCGGGGACACCGGCGTTTGACCGAGGCGCTCCAGATCCCGGTCTTTGTTCAGAAAAACCAGAGTGGGCCGGGACAAATCCACAGGGGTGCAGCGGTTCATGTGGTTTGGTGTGGAGAACCCTCATCCTGATCTTGGGGGCTTGCCTGGACGCTAGGGGTTGGGGTACGACGGCGACCAAGACACTGCCGGTGGGGTTCCACCGTCGGCAGCAGGTCGCCCGCCGGGTGAGTCGAGCCCGGCGCGGCAAACGATTTCGAGTTACTCCTGAACAAAAGCAGAGGCAGCGCCGCGGGCCTGCCAATGCAGCGTCGCCACTGTACGATTCTCGGAGCGGTTCGTACGGACAGGCGACGTTTTCCATCTTGGGAGACATGTAGATGGCGCAGCCGACGATCGGTGAGGAAGGCGGGAAGGTGGCGAAGACGTCCGGGGAGGGCACGAAGCGCGCAGCCCGGGTCTCGGACAAGCCCGGCAAGACCGCGGCGGCCACGGCGGCCGGGGCGGCGGTCTCCGCGAAAGAGGCGAAGAAGGCAGCGCGTGCGCGTGGCCTCGCCTTCGACCGGGTCTTCACGCACCGAGGGGCGAACCCGCTTGACGAGGTCACCTGGGAGCGTCGGTCGAGCGTCATCAACAACCCCGACGGCTCCGTGGTCTTCAAGATGGAGGGGGCCGAGGTGCCGGCGGGCTGGTCGCAGCTCGCGACGGACATCGTCGTCTCCAAGTACTTCCGCAAGGCCGGCCTTCACGGGAAGAAGGACATCGGCGAGACCAGCGTGCGTCAGGTGGTCGAGCGCCTGGCCAAGACGATCCGCGAGGCGGGCGAGACCTTCGGCGGCTACTTCGCCAGCACCAAGGAAGCCGAGACCTTCGAGGCGGAGCTCACCTTCCTCCTCGTGAACCAGTACGGCGCCTTCAACTCGCCCGTCTGGTTCAACTGCGGCCTCTGGCACCGCTACGGCATCGTCGGCGCGGGCGGCAACTACGCCTGGACCGAGACCAAGCAGCCCTTTGATCGCGAAGAAGGCGACGGCTCCATCTGCGAGGTCTCGAACGCGTACGAAAAGCCGCAGTGCTCGGCGTGCTTCATCCAGTCGATCAACGACGACCTGATGAGCATCTACGACCTCGTGAAGAGCGAGGCGCGGCTCTTCAAGTACGGGTCGGGCACGGGCACGAACTTCAGCACCATCCGGGGCAAGCAGGAGAAGCTCTCGGGCGGCGGTACGAGCTCGGGGCTCATGAGCTTCCTCGAGGTGTTCGACCGAGCGGCCGGGGCGACGAAGAGCGGCGGTACGACGCGGCGCGCCGCGAAGATGGTCTGCCTCGACATGGACCACCCCGAGATCGTCGACTTCATCCAGTGGAAGGTCCGTGAGGAGCGCAAGGCGCAGATGCTCATCGGCGCCGGCATGTCCTCCGACTTCAACGGCGAGGCCTACCACACGGTCAGCGGCCAGAACTCGAACAACTCCGTCCGCGTCACCGACGAATTCATGCGCGCGGTTTCCACCGGAGGGGCTTGGGAGACGCGGGCGCGCACCACAAACGACGTCGTCGAGACGCACAACGCGAAGGATCTCTGGCGTTTGGTCGCCGACGCGGCGTGGGCCTGCGCCGACCCCGGCGTGCAGTACGACTCGACCATCAACCGCTGGCACACCTGCCCGAACTCGGGGCGCATCAACGCCTCGAACCCGTGCTCCGAGTACATGTTCCTCGACGACACGGCCTGTAACCTCGCGAGCCTGAACCTCACGAAGTTCCTCCGCGCCGACGGCTCCTTCGACATCGAGGGCTTCCGCCACGCGACGCGCGTCTTCTTCGTGGCGCAGGAGATCCTCGTGGACTTCTCGTCCTACCCGACGAAGCCCATCGCGCGGAACTCGCACGACTACAGGCCGCTCGGGCTCGGGTACGCGAACCTCGGCACGTTGCTCATGCTCCTCGGCATCCCGTACGACTCGGACCAGGGGCGCGCGGTGGCCGGCGCCATCACGGCGATCATGTGCGGCCATGCGTACAAGGTCTCGGCCGAGATGGCCGGTTCACGCGGGCCGTTCCCGGGCTACGCGAAGAACCGCGAGCCGATGCTCCGGGTGATGGGCCTGCACCGCGACGCGGCGTACGCCATCGATCGGGAGAAGTGCCCCGAGCCGCTCTGGCGCGCGGCGTGCGCGGACTGGGACGAGGCGGTGCGCATCGGCCACCAGAACGGCTTCCGCAACGCGCAGGCGACGGTGCTCGCGCCGACCGGGACGATCGGCCTCCTCATGGACTGCGACACGACGGGCATCGAGCCCGACTTCGCGCTCGTGAAGTTCAAGAAGCTCGCGGGCGGCGGCTACTTCAAGATCGTGAACCAGTCCGTGCCGGAGGCGTTGCGCCGGCTCGGCTACAGCGAGCACGAGGTGCAGGAAATCGTCGCCTACGTGTCGGGCACGAACACCCTGCTCGCCGCGCCGAACGTGAACCGCGCGTCGCTCAAGCAGCGTGGCTTCACGCATGACGACCTCGCGAAGGTCGAGGCGGCCATCCCGGGTGTCTTCGACCTCGGGCTCGCGTTCAGCCCGTGGGTGCTCGGCGAAGAGGCGTACGTGCGGCTCGGCATCACGCCCGAGCAGCGCCAGACGCCGGGCTTCTCGCTCCTCCGCGCGCTTGGCTTCTCGTCGTCGGAGATTGCCGAGGCGAACGAGGTCATCGTCGGTCGTATGACCGTCGAGGGCGCGCCGCACCTGCGCGAAGAGCACTACGCGGTGTTCGATTGCGCGAACCGTTGCGGCAAGATTGGCAAGCGGTTCCTCGCGCCGATGTCGCACGTGCGCATGATGGCGGCGGCCCAGCCGTTCCTCTCGGGTGCCATCTCGAAGACGGTGAACTTGCCGAACGAGGCGACCGTCGAGGAGGTGCAGAAGATCTACGAGGAGGGCTGGCGCCTCGGCTTGAAGGCGGTCGCGCTCTACCGCGACGGCTGCAAGGCGTCGCAGCCGCTCTCCGCGTCGGGTGATTCGAAGGAGGAGAAGGCGGAGAAGGCCGAGGCGAAGGCCGAGGTCGTGATGGCCACGCAGGCGCCTGCGGGGCTTGCGGTCCGCCCGACGGGTGCGCGGGTGCGTTTGCCGAAGAAGCGCACGGGCTTCACGCAGGAGGCGATCGTCGGCGGGCACAAGATCTTCCTCCGCACCGGCGAGTACGTCGATGGCACGCTCGGCGAGATCTTCATCGACATGCACAAGGAGGGCGCGGCCTTCCGTTCGCTCATGAACTGCTTTGCCATGAGCGTCTCGGTGGGCTTGCAGTACGGCGTGCCGCTCGAGACCTTCGTCGATCAGTTCACGTTCACGCGCTTCGAGCCGCAGGGCATGGTCGAGGGGCATGACTACGTGAGGCTGTCGACGTCGATCGTCGATTACATCTTCCGTGTACTCGGCATCGAGTACCTGCACCGCTACGACCTCGCGCACGTGCAGCCGCAGCCGACGGCGACGATCCAGGATCCGACGGAGACGCGGGCGCAGGAGAGCTCGTCGGCCGCGCCGGTGCTGCCGGTTGCGCCGGCCCGCGTCGAGACGCAGGAGCGCGTCACGAGCGCCCTCGATGCGCAGCTCGAGGACATGATGGGCGACGCCCCCGTGTGCGACGGTTGTGGCCACATCACGGTCCGCAACGGCGCTTGCTACAAGTGCCTCAACTGCGGCAACAGCATGGGTTGCAGCTAAAAAATCTAGATCCGATGCATCGACCGCACTGCGGTCGATGCACCCTCGGTCCAGGCCGTGCCTGGTCCGGGTCCAGGGGCGGACAGCCCCTGGTCGGGCCCGGGGTGAAACCCCGGCGCTACGCCGCCTCGAAAGTAGCCGCCGCCCCAAAACACGGGTAAACGGCGTCCATGCTGACTTCCGCTCGCGCGTGCACTGCCCTGCTCACGTTTGCGCTTGGCGCGCTGCTCTTCACCGGCTGTAAGAAGGAGGAAGAGGCGCCTCAGGCTGTCCCGCTCCCGTCGGCGGCTCCTGCGCCGGTCAAGGCCACGGAGGATACGCCTCAGGCTGCACAAGGCTCGGCTGCGGGGAGCGCTGCGCCTGCGGAGGCTGCGCCTACGCCGTCGGCTGCGCCGACGGAGCCTCCGAAGGCTGTGGCGGCGCCGTCGATTGACGGGTGTTGCTCGGCGCTTCAGGCCTTGGCGAAGGACACGAAGGCGACTTCGACGGTTCGGTCGAAGGCTGCCACGGCTGCGTCGATGTGCGCGGGCACGGCGAAGCTCGTCAAGGAAGGCAAGGCTCCGCGCTCGACGGCGCTCACGCAGATCCGCGCCACCATGGCCGGGAGTGCGCCGGCTGCCTGCAACTAGTTCGAGGTCGAACGATCAGCCGAAGTGGTCGTAGCCGCGCTCGTCGAGCGGCGTG
Protein-coding sequences here:
- a CDS encoding ribonuclease J, with amino-acid sequence MSPPPPRGPSNGRSSLRVVPLGGLGEIGMNCMALEQGDDVVLVDCGVTFPTTDLGIDTYHPRFDYVIGHKDRVRAVVLTHGHEDHIGGLPYLLAHLDEDVPVYGPAHALELVKHRLAEHGYGDDEVELIPVAPRKTYEAGSFSFEPIRVTHSIVDAVALAFRTSAGIVVHTGDFKLDPTPPDGELTDEARLAELGDEGVSLLLSDSTNVDSPGRSTSELSVGQALEEIVTRAKTRVIIGMFASNVQRLAMLAKVAVATRRRLCLLGRSVQTHVRAAEIVGRLRFPSDLLVPPEHLGSMPRDRVLIIASGTQAERMSALVRLAAGTHPLLRLDPGDVVVLSSRIIPGNDRPVFDMMGDFLRMGIDLKTGLTDRGVHASGHAHREEQTRMIELCRPRSFVPVHGTLHHLVRHAALAREVGVSDVLVAENGEVVELGARAALAKAARVTVGKVATYAGDELPDEVIRERAQIGRSGVAMVSLVLDRRGSVAAPPRVVQRGVVDQEEGASEVMRAAALAVSRAISEADGRTRSSDEGVTEVVRLAARRVIEAKTGRRPIVVVALSRV
- the sppA gene encoding signal peptide peptidase SppA codes for the protein MLRSVLTNLFLLLVMPLRWLRRAFAIPKGGYVLLDLDGPVVDTVPTRPRGLARILRRVRPPLSVARVRELCELIAGDDRAAGLFVRLDGLAAGPSVLASLRKVFATLRDAGKEVVFYLPMGADNDTMFLASAGRRVVVGPETLVAPIGYAATGRYLRRALAEIGVEPEVFARGTYKAAAEPLVRDAMSEAQREQLGEVLGARHDALVRALAERCGGDMTVASRWVDEAPYRASRAEELGLVDAVAYEDEVTRLLGKEPAPTARWMPAGRYIAARRASGFRPLLPRPVVGLVEVHGPIVSRSRFSLGKLAVEDRVVRALRAARSNRRIAAVVLHIDSPGGSAVASDRIHHEVELLAKEKPVIAYLSNVAASGGYYVAAAARVIVAEPQVITGSIGVVSAHFVLRGLLEKVGVSTDVVKRGARADLFSPVRPLDASERAVLESEVDAFYRTFVGVVARGRGRAFEDIDKLAQGRIYSGTEARARGLVDELGGLSDAVARASDFAGLGPLELRLVPPPRGEGLPPSAARVARAALSALGALGLSPVAERALLGLNLAASERVLVYEPWGSDGRTWQDLT
- a CDS encoding thiolase family protein; this encodes MSTRQSLLPREVYVVDAVRTPIGRYAGGLASVRPDDLAAHVVSALAKRNEALAAQLDHVVFGATNQAGEDNRNVARMALLIAGLPYEVPAVTVNRLCGSGLEAVADAARMIAVGEASCVIAGGVESMTRAPFSMPKQASAFDRTPPPVYDTTLGWRYENPRMKARFPLISMGETAENVAEKYGISREDQDRFAVESQRRAAEAWKGGAFAAEVVPVPIPQKKGDPVLFDRDESVREGTTLDALAKLPAVFKKGGSVTAGNSSPINDGASGLLLASAEVVAQAGVTPLARVLGSQTAGVDPSFMGEGPIPAVRKLLTRAGLQASDVDLVELNEAFAAQSLACVRALELDPSRVNVNGGAIALGHPIGSSGARIACTLVHAMKAREKKIGLASLCIGVGQGIAALFEKI
- a CDS encoding peptidylprolyl isomerase, which translates into the protein MQFPAINVPGAGQLHARLVTTLGDIVLRLEEERAPNTVKNFVALATGSIDWKDPKTGQTHQGEGLYNGVRFHRVIPRFMIQCGDPLTRYPDMAARWGTGGPGYKFSDEFHPELRHDGPGVLSMANSGPGTNGSQWFITEGPTPHLNNKHSVFGKVVSGQDVVNKIANVPTSRDRPNVDVVIERVEIFRQ
- a CDS encoding CHAD domain-containing protein, with the translated sequence MNTPNHAHQLVATALHALVADARAARERVLAVSTSAIQGAPDGASDEAALHDFRVALRRMRTLLRVARELWRRKRLARLEGEIRYYAQATGALRDEEVLRETLAALDLPPEAHAEVGGWLVRRAHATRKEHTEVTRLLRDGPPARTPTLPGGKRIRRLERSFHALAARLNGDTPRLVPAVELGHEVLDRAARDVVTWAQRDVGDVEAMHELRIRYKRLRYTAELFAVPLGVTATRLAKHATRMQRHLGELHDIDQAIVTLSRARSLGTATKDAVLAALRASRVACASKVELHLVEARNLMNRGMDDEPPPIV